In Bacillus sp. (in: firmicutes), the genomic stretch TGTTAAACAACAGGAAGGTGTAATACAATGACATATTTTATGTACATATTTTGCTAAATAGTATGGGGACTTAATTTTATTGCGGTGAATTGATATGTTTAAAGATGCCGCTCATTCCGTCATGATTAGCTTTCATGAAGAACCATCCAAGTATGCTTCTGAGTCTATTTCCTTCTATGAAACGAAAATTATTAACAAACTTTTTTATCTAGCAAAAAAATATAATCCTTGTAATATTACGACATAACCTAAATAAAGAAAGGATGATTTGTATGAACACTGAATCAAATGTCAATGTAAGGGTCACTCGTCAATTTAGCGTATCTCCTGAGAAAGTTTTCGACGCTTGGCTGGATCCTGAGATGATTGGCAAGTGGATGTTCGGACCTGATCTCCGTGATGAAGAAGTGGTGCGCATTTCCCTCGACCCGCGCGTAGGAGGATCGTTTTCTTTCGTTGTGCGTCGACAAGGGCAGGAAATTGATCATGTAGGGGAGTATCTTAAGATGGACCGGCCTCGCCGTCTCGTGTTCACCTGGGGGGTGGCGGACGTAGAGGGAAGCTCACGTGTGATGATCGACATCGTACCGCTGAAGAATGGGAGTGAGCTCACCTTGACCCACGAGTTGCATTCGGACTGGGCGGACTTCGCGGGCCGTACCAAGGATGCCTGGACAAAAATGCTCGATGTGCTAGCAGAGAAACTTAGCTAAGAGATAAAACCATACGAAGGAGTATTTAAAGTAGATTATTCGGGTGGAATGCGGTGAGATTAAATAGGAATACTTGAGACGATGCTTACCGATGGATAGACGAGAAAGGTATGAGTTTTGCGTTCGTTCTAGCATTGATCTAAATGAGAAAAATCGACTTATTGCGGGTTAGATTTTTTAAAGATCGGCACTTCACTGGCTGTGTTTTCCATTTTAAAAAGTAAAATATGCCAAAAAAATAAGCTGTTTGAACATATTTGTAGCTAATATGTTCAAACAGCTTTTTTATATTCATTAGACAAAAAAACAACTTTTCCTCATCTAAGGTACTGCCGCAGTATAGCTAGCTAATAAGTTTTGTTAGTTACAATAAGTATTGTTATTTATTCGGCTTCAGCCGTTTTAAGCATTTGAAACATCGGTAGCATCACCAGAATGCCAATAATGAAGATTGCGGCAGAGGACTGATAAATCGTAAAAAGGGAGAATTGTTTTTTCAACAGACCAGCCAAGCTCATCGTAATCACCATCGATCCCATGAACAGTGGGGTTAATATTCCGTTAACACGACCTACGAACGTTTCGTCGGTATTATTTAGTATAATCGTGTTTATGCCGATATGGAGAGCAGGCATGAATAGACCGATAAAAAATTCAGCCAACAAGGTCAGCCAGAACATGGTAGACCAACCCATAACAAAAATTCCTGCAGCCATACTTCCCATCCCCAGCATCAGCAGGACGTGCGGCGCAATCCGATTGGAAAATACCATCGCTAAAGCGCCACCGATGATCATCGCTGCTCCATGGGCTGCAAACAGCCATTGCAAGTATTCTTCTTCCAGACCAAGACGCTCTGTTACAAGAAAGATGGCCAACGGGTGGATTAATCCAAGCCCAAACCCAGCAGCCATGAAGCCGCCTCCCAAAGTCACAAGAATCTTGCGCGACCACACATATTGAAAGCCGAGCTTCATTTCATGCCAGAGCGATGTCTCACTTTGGTCCTTCTTCTCTATCCGATCGGGAGGCAATAAGGTCAGTACAAGAGCAGATAATAGAAATGCTATACCTACTACCGCCATAGAGATGTTGATACCGAATTGTTGAAAGACGAAGGTGCCTAATATCGGACCAATGATCATGAAAATAGCCATCATTGTCTGGAATAAGGACATTCCCGCCTGCATCTGTTCTCCCGAAACGTGTACTTTAAACAGCTTCATCCCCGAAGGCTGAGAGAACTGCGATAGGATGGCGGAGACGAATGTTGCGAGAAAAACCGCCTTCCATGTGCTAAACAGGAGCGCCATTAATATGACAAAAATCGATATAGCACTCAAAAGGTCGCACCAGATCATCGTTCGTTTCGGTCGCCAACGGTCGGCGAACGTACCGCCAATAAAGGAGAAGATAAAAATCGGTGCAAATTCGGCTACTGATATAAGTGAGACGGCAAGCGGATCCCCATTTGTTTTCTCCGTAACAAACAATAGAATCGCAAAGTTACGTACCCAAATGCCAATCTGAATAAACAAGCCAGCCGTCATAATCGTTTGGATGAAACGATTACGTAATAGTGAAACCATAGAAGGATTTGTGTTTGTTGATGACATCAGAATGACCTCTCTAATTTTTAATATGTAAAAACAACATAAATTCTAGTCTCGACAAACGAGCGAATATATGTTCCTATTACCAAATCAATTATCTGTGATTGGAAACAGATTGTCAACTGTTACCATTTTATCTTTTAAACAGAAATATTCACATAAGAAATCCTTGTTTTTGGAACTACTTATGGCGTTGCAGAGAGAATATAAGATAAAGTAAAACGCTTGAAGCGAAATTGAAACAGCTTCGTAAAAGTATATTTTAGCCAGATGAAAAACAAAAATGGATCCCAAGGCACAACTTTAACCATTCAATGGGTAAAGGGGAATGGACATTAAAAAATACACAAAGAAACAAATATAAATTTTGTATTAAGTGACATTGGCTTAAAAATAAGGATCGTAGATGATTCGAAAACAGGTTTGAAATAGATTCTGCACATTAGGCTGAATGAAAACGAAATCGTACGAGGAGCGGAAATACCCTAAATGGTAATGAGCAGAGGAGTAGGGTTTATGATGAAGAATGCGAGCGTTTGTTAACATCTTTAAATATTTCACAAAAATGTAAAAAATTTTTAGCGTATAGGATGGATGAAATTCTTTTGGTTACTTAAGATGATGATAAGGAAAACGAGTGGCATTTTTAAAATGATGGAAGAATACCGCTTGAATATACACTTCCATTCTCCAAAGGAGGAAATACAATGGTCATTTTAGAGGCTAGTAATATTGTTAAAATATACGGAGGATTTGGTGGTGAAAGTTCAACTACTGCGTTGGGCGGAGTGAGCCTATCCATTAATAAAGGAGAGTTTATTGCGATTATGGGTCCATCTGGAAGTGGTAAGACTACATTGCTTAATGTATTGAGTGGAATTGATAAGCCTACTTCAGGTGAAGTAATAATCGCAGGCAAAAAAATAAGTGAAATGGCAGTTGATGAATTAGCTCTGTTTCGTCGTAAACATTTAGGGTTCGTGTTTCAGGAATTTAACCTTTTAGATAGTTTAACAGTTAAAGAAAATATCATTCTTCCAATGATACTGGAAAAGAAAACATCAACCGAAATGGAAGAAAAAGTTCAAAGTCTTGCCAACCTTTTCGAGATTGAATCAATCCTAAATAAATATCCATATCACATATCTGGTGGACAGCAACAAAGAACGGCTGTTAGTCGAGCATTAGTGAACGAGCCTAGTATTATTTTTGCCGATGAGCCAACAGGAAACTTGGATTCTAAATCATCGGCAGTTATTATGGAATGCTTTGAAAAAATCGTTCACGAGCTTTCGACAACTGTTCTCCTTGTTACCCATGACGTTTTCGCAGCTAGCTATTGTCAGAAAGTTGTCTTTATAAAAGACGGTCTAATTCATTCCTACATCGTAAAAAAAGGAAGTAGGAAGGAGTTTATAAATCAAATCATGGATAACCTTGCTATCATAGGAGGAAGGAACCATGTCTTTTAATCAAATTGTGTGGAAAATGGCAAAGGTCCACTATAAAAAATATATTTTATACTTTTTATGCAACAGTTTTGCAGTCACGTTTTTCTTTATGTTTTCAACTGTTTATTTCAACGAGCAAGTAGTACGAGTTAAGAAGTTAGAATCGATCCAATATGTTTTAACAGTCCCAGGGGTTGCCCTTGTTGTTTTTACTGTTTTTTTCATTAGTTATGCACACAATATTTTTATAAAAAGAAGGAGAAGTGAGATCGGACTATTCATGACTTTAGGAATGTCCAATCGTGATATAAGCAAATTATTACTATTAGAAAATGTGATCATTGCCATCTTTTCGATTATTTCGGGTATTTTATCAGGAATAATATTTTCTAGACTATTTTTTTTACTACTAATGAATAGTGTGGGATTACAAGAGGTTCCTTTTCAATTAAATAGCAAAATGTTCGTATATTCGATCATTACTTTTTTAATCGTATTTTTCATTGCAGTTGGGCAATCACTCTTCCTCATACTTAAACAAAGCGTTATTCATAGCTTAAAAAGTGACAAGATTGCAGAAACAATAAAGATGAAAAATCCACTATTGGGTGGTGTAGGGCTGGCTATTATTATTGGATCCATTCTTGGGCTATATTATACGTATTCAGATCCTAATGCGGGTGAGTTCCTGCTTTTTTGGGCAATTGCAACATTAATAGGATTGTACATTAGTCTTTATCAGTTTACTAGTTTATTTATAGAGCTTGCTAAAAAATACAAACCATTTTATTATCGTCGATTATTATTTTTGGCGAGTCTAGATTACAAATTTAAGCAACTGACATCTATACTTATGCTCGTTACTGTCATGATAATGATAACTATACTGTATAGCACAATAATATTATCCACCTACATGTTAAATGAAAAGCAAGTAATTGATAGGAATCCTTTTGATATAGCATTTATCCAAACAGAAAATAAAAATAACTTGGCTTTAGAAGATCTTTACTCAATCGTTGACCAAAAAGAAAATCCCGTCCAAAAACATCTGGTGATACCGATATATACCTATTATCAAAAACAACCATACAGTGACTGGTCCTACGTCTATCATTTTATGGCAGTGGACCATTTTAATCAGTTAACTTCCAATCAGCTTAAATTACAAGATAATGAATTTGTATACTTTATAAATGATGACCCAGAAAGCGAAGGAAGTGGTAATGATTATAATCAAGATGTTATCTTTCCAATCAGAAATGAGAATGTAACTTACACACGAAAGGAAACAATTATAGAAAAAAACATCAACAACCTAAGTAATCTTCATGACTTTATAATTGTAAGTAATTCCGAATTCGAGTCTCTAAAAGATAAATTAGATGGTTTTGAATCAAATCTTCATTTAATCAATGTTGCAAACTGGAAAAAGACAACTAATACTGTTGAGAGACTAGAAAAGAGTTTTAAAAGCTACAATGTAAACACTCCACCAATTGTTGATGTTCGGGTAGAGAATGCTTCAGAAGAAGACTTATTTCAGGTTGCCTCTAAAGTGGAAGATTATAATCACAACAAAAATTCTAATGGTATATTATTCTTTGTAACCTGTTTTTTAAGTGTCATTTTCTTCTTTGGATCGTTTACTCTATTATATTTAAATCTTTTTTCCGAGATTGATAAGGAAAAAGACAAGTATAAAAAACTTAAATATATAGGGATTACTACGAAGGAAGTAAAGCGAATCATTTCAAGAGAGATAACAACCCTATTTTTTGTCCCAACCCTTGTTGGAACTACCTTAGCTTTCCTTTACATCGTTGCTATGGCAAAGGATATTGGTGGAATCACAAAAAATCCTGAAATACTATTACACTTCCTCATTGTTGCAGTAATCTACCATTCCATACAAGTAGGATTTTTCCTATATGGCAGAAAGAAAATGTTTTACTATCTAACTGGACATTAAAGTAAGTGTTCAGGTTAGCGGAGGAAGGACTACATAAAAAAGAGAGTTTAAGTTAATTGGAAAAAGAATATCTTTCTATTGTAATTCAACAGTTTAAACATTTTAAAGAACGAGCGGAACAATGAGTTACAACTGGGGGCCAAGTGGTCCAACATTTCCCTGCAGTTATCCTAAAGATTGTCAAACAAAAACTAAGTATGTACAAAGCTTCTTTTTGTACATTATTTTTTGTCTTTCTTGGATTTAATACAAACCAAAATAATTCTGTCAATTCTATGTGGATCAATACGATAAAATGATTTACAATTTGAACAATGTTCGTTTTAAAGATGAAGGTGGGCGAAGTATAATGATTTACAAGAGTGCTAATTTCCAACACATAATGACATCAATGGAGATGTTGACTCTTACTATGTTTTTAGATGAGACGTTTCCTTTAAATGGTAAAATGAGTATGTAGATTGTTAACAAATGTACTTACATTAGCAGGGCAGGGGTGAATATATGAAATTTGCTACTAAAATAATGATGCTATTACTTATTGTTTTCCTAATGGCTTGTAGTAAACAACTAGAAAGTGGAAAATTGATTCATGAAGAGCAAACTGCCACAAGTGGTCAAAGGGTAGGAGAGAGTACAGTAGTAATAGCTTATAATGATAAGGAATTTGAAGATTTATGGAACTCTTTTAACATTGAAGAAAACCGTCCTGATGTTAATTTTGATAAATATGCTATATTATTTGCACATACAATGGAAAACTCTTGTCCCAAACAAATCAGTAAGTTTCAACTAAGTGATGACGGTAAAAAGTTAATTATTGAAACATCTCAAAAAGGGTCTATTTGTAACGACATTGGTATTCCAAAGTCATTTGTGTTTCAAATGGAAAAAGATATGCTGGATCGTGTGGAGACAATATCTTTTGAAGGAAAATCTTTTGCTCATAGGTGACGAGAATGTTTTTTTAGTGGCAATAAAAACCGCTGAAAATTCTAACATTTTATGGCAGTGGACCATTTTAATCAGTTAACTTCCAATCAGCTTAAATTCACCCGAAGAAATTCCAACAGATGAAAATATTATAAAAGTTGAATGGGTAGATTTAGAATTAGCAGATGAATTAATGCCATATCATCCTGAAGGAATATCTAAATTAATTAGAAATACTGGAGCAAAATACACATTACAAAAATAAGAAAGATTAATTGCTATAAACTAAGAATAGAATAAATGAATTTATTTGCATATTGAGTGGATATATTTGTATCAAAAAACTGACAGAATTATTCCAGGATTAAAAACGCGAAAAATCGCGTTTTTGCATTTTTTGTTCAGTCATCATATATTATGTTGCTAAAATTTTTATTATAGAATACATGAAATTATAATATATTGACGTATTTTCAGAACTATATGAAGTTACAGAGCTGCTCTAAATAGAGCAGTTTATTTTTTTTATTCAAAAATAATTTTTGATTTGATTTCCATATTTTAATAGATGTACATAATTATTTCAAGGATATTACAATTATTGTGTGTTATCCGGATAACCAGAAACTGTTTGAAAGGAGAACATCGAAACATCATGAATAGGAGAAGGTTAAGTATTTTTTCTAAGACTTTATCCATTTTACTCTCGTTCTGTTTACTCTTTAGTCTTATTGGACCAGAATTTGCCCAAGCAGCACCTAGTAAAATAGACAAAATAGCGAAAAAAAGTGAGAAAATAGACGCAGACATTGGTGAGATGCCTCGTGAACTCCCATCGGAGAAATTAGAGCTAAAAAGTAAGCGGACAAAGTTTTCCAAAAGGTATTTAAATCCGGATGGTAGTTTTACCGAGGAAATCTTTTTAGAGCCTCAATTCTATCAAGATCAAAACGATAAACAATGGAAAAAAATCGATAATACTTTACAAGTGGGTGAAAAGCACCAAGACAAATACGAAAACAAAAGTCATGCCATGAAAGTGTTTTTCACCAAACAATATAAGCAAAACGAATTAGTTGAAGTCACAAAAGACCATTTTTCTATCAAAATGATACCAGTCAATGGGAAACAGTCAAATGGGGTCATCAACAAAAATAATATTACGTATTCAGACCTGTTTGAAAATACGGACGTAACCTATAAAGTTCAAGGCGATTCCGTTAAAGAAGATATTATCTTGAAAAGCAAGCCTACTCATAACATCTTTACATTTGAATTGAAATTAAAAGGGTTGTCGGTCGACACCAATGAAGAAGGGACCATTGTCTTTAAAGATGAAAAGGGTCAAGTTCAATGGTTCTTTGAACGTCCATTTATGACGGATGCCAGTGGAAAATACTCGGATCACGTGGACTTAATACTTAAAAAAGAAAATGGAAAAACATATGTGGATGTTGTGGCGGATGAAGAGTTTTTAAATGACGCATCTACACAATACCCGGTTGTGATAGATCCAACTATTAATAATTGGGATGTATTAAGGGACAATTTTGTGTCTAGCACCTTCCCAAACTCTATTTATTCTAGCAATACTTATATGAACACCGGATATAATAGCTATTTCGGTTCCACTCGTTCGCTAATTAGATTCTATTTACCAAGTTTACCGAGCGATAGTTTTATTACTTCCGCCACTTTTCATGCGTATCAAACTATTTCGGATTCAACGGAAGTATCAATTGATTTATACCGTATAACAAGTAACTGGGCTTCTTCTGTCACATGGAATACACAGCCGACTATTGGAGCTTCTCCAGAGTCAACCACGACGAGTAATTCTGTTAACACCTACTGGCAGTGGGAAATAACGCAATTAATCAAAGATTGGTACAACGGCGTACAACCAAACTACGGGTTCATGTTAAAACAACAAAATGAGACTACGTCTCCATATCGTTCCTTTAACACAGTTAATAGTGGAAATAATACACCAAGAATTACGATTAACTATACGGTTGATCCTATTGGGTTAGAGGATTTTTGGAGCACAACGGAAGAAGGGATAAATCCTGCCAATGGTAACTTGGTACTTCAAGAAACAGATATATCTGTTCCAGGACGAGGATTTGATGTTTCAATTACTCGTACCTTTAACAGCCGTAAAACGTGGCATTCCGGAATGTTTGGATTCGGCTGGTGGAGTAATGTCGAAGCTCGATTAGTCGATAGTGGAGATGGTCCCATTACTCTCATTGATGGAGATAACACCCGTCATATTTTCGGCCAAAAAGTGGGTGGGGGCTACACAACACCTGGTGGTATCTACCTTGACCTTGTGAAAAACGGAGATGGTACGTATACCATTACTGAAAAAGATGGAACGAAAGTCCATTTTAATACATCGGGTCGAATCGCTTCGATTGTGGATACGAATGGGAATACCACGACCTTTACGTATAATGGTTCTGGTCAATTAATCGAAATTGAGGATGCTTCCGGACGAAAAACAACCATTCAATATGGTGCCAATGGATATGTTTCTTCCATTACCGACCCAGCGAACCGCACCACAACCTATGAATACGATGGACAGGGAAATTTAATTAAAGTCATTGACCCAGCCAACTTTGAAACGACTTACGGATATGATGCTGATCATAACATCACGTCCATCACAGATGCAAAGAATATAACGACAACCATTCAATATACAGACGATCAAGTAACCAGTATTAGTCGCCCAATTACCATTAATGGTACGGTCGAAACAAGCACAACTACCTACTCCTATGACACACAAAACGAAATCACAACAGTCGTAGACGGAGAAGGAAATCGGGTAGACTATAAATACAGCCCAAATGGAAATATCGAAGAAATCATTGAAAATCCATTAGATGCTCAAAACAAAGCTGTCACATCGTTCTATTATGATAACCATAACAACTTAACAAAAGTGGTTGATGCCAATACGAATCAATCCAGTGGCACGCAAGCTTATATCTATAGTTACGATGAGAATGGAAATATTACTTCCGTTCAATTACCAGAAAATCAGACTGAATCCTATACCTATGATGACAAGAATAACCTGATTCAAGAACAAGATTTTAACAATAATCTTCAACATTATGACTATGATGATAAGAATAACTTAACAGAATCAATTGATTCTTACCAACAATCAACCGCGACTCGATATGATCAGTACGGAAAAGTATTATACACCACACATCCGATGTCGGTCGCTGACAATCTTGTCAAAAATTCAAACTTTGAAATCGATGAAGACAACAACAGCTGGCCAGATGGATGGAATACGATCCAGCAATCCGGAACAACAGCCACGATAAACTGGTCAACCGTTTCAAAATATTGAAATCGTAGTGTGAGTATTTCCAATCCAACAGGTTGGGCGAATGTATTCAGTGAAATGGCTCCTTATCAAGCTAATGAAGAATACGTTGTTAGCAGTTTTGTGAAAACCGAAAACACAACCGGCTTAGCTCAAATCAAAGTAGAATATTTCGATGATTCAAACAATTGGTTAGGCTTTTCCATGTCATACGGAATAAAAGGGACTCATGACTGGACTCGTTTACAGTTAGTAATAGATAACGAAAATGTTCCTTCTGGTACGAAAAAAATTCGGGTAGCTGTAGGGATGGATGCTAGTTTAGGTACCGCCTATTTTGATGGTGTTCAAATCGAAAAAGGAACCGTCCTAGGTGCATACAACTTAGTTGAGAATTCAAGCTTTGAACGTAGCAATAACGGTCAAATACCTGATGATTGGGAAACCAGTGGAAATTTATCAGCGAATGACCAATTGGATTCGTCTGAATATTACGTTGGAAGTCAGTCCTTTAAAATCACGGGTGAATCCGGAAAGAATAAGTTTATTAAACAAACGATTCCGATTTCTGGAGATGAAAACTCCCGATTCACACTTTCTGGATACTCGAAACAAGTCGGTGCTAATCCGAACGGAGGGCACTATGCCTTACAAGTAGCCATCCATTATACAGATGGTTCTACAGATTGGAGCAATGCCAACGACTTTGATAAAACAAAGGAAGGCTGGCAGCATGTAGCCGCAGAAATTAAACCAGATAGAGCCTTTGACTCAATTGATGTGTATTACTACTTCTTCGATCAATCGGGTACTGCTTGGTTTGATGCGATGCGTCTAGAAGAAGGGGCTTCGCATACCTTCTATACGTATGATACGAATTCAAACTATGTCACTCAAATCAAGGATCCTTTAGGTCATACCGTATCATACAGTTATGACGCAGCCGGAAATCAAACCAGTGTCACTGATGGAAAAAGGAAAACGACTTCTTTCGAATATAACGCAAAGAATCAACTAACAAAAGTGACAGATCCAAATTTAAATGAGACAACCTATGGATATGATGGTGTAGGAAATCGTACATCGGTAACCAATGCGAAAAATCATACAACAAACTATACGTATAATGAATTTAATCAAGTATCAAGCTTTACCAATCCATTAAATCAAACCACATCTTTTGAGTATGATAAAAATGGAAATTTAACGAAAGTCACATATGAAAATGGGGATACGGTTTCCTATAGTTATAATGCGCTTAATCGCCTCGTGTCGATAGCACATAATGGGGTAACCAAATGGACCTTTACGTATGATGCCAATGGAAACGTCACATCCGTGACGGATGAAAATAATCAAACGGTAACGTATTCATATGATAAAAACAATCGCTTAACGCAAGTTGATAAAGGTACGAGTTCATCGCTAACACTTGGATATGATGACAACTCTAATATCACATCAA encodes the following:
- a CDS encoding SRPBCC domain-containing protein, whose translation is MNTESNVNVRVTRQFSVSPEKVFDAWLDPEMIGKWMFGPDLRDEEVVRISLDPRVGGSFSFVVRRQGQEIDHVGEYLKMDRPRRLVFTWGVADVEGSSRVMIDIVPLKNGSELTLTHELHSDWADFAGRTKDAWTKMLDVLAEKLS
- a CDS encoding MFS transporter — encoded protein: MSSTNTNPSMVSLLRNRFIQTIMTAGLFIQIGIWVRNFAILLFVTEKTNGDPLAVSLISVAEFAPIFIFSFIGGTFADRWRPKRTMIWCDLLSAISIFVILMALLFSTWKAVFLATFVSAILSQFSQPSGMKLFKVHVSGEQMQAGMSLFQTMMAIFMIIGPILGTFVFQQFGINISMAVVGIAFLLSALVLTLLPPDRIEKKDQSETSLWHEMKLGFQYVWSRKILVTLGGGFMAAGFGLGLIHPLAIFLVTERLGLEEEYLQWLFAAHGAAMIIGGALAMVFSNRIAPHVLLMLGMGSMAAGIFVMGWSTMFWLTLLAEFFIGLFMPALHIGINTIILNNTDETFVGRVNGILTPLFMGSMVITMSLAGLLKKQFSLFTIYQSSAAIFIIGILVMLPMFQMLKTAEAE
- a CDS encoding ABC transporter ATP-binding protein; translation: MVILEASNIVKIYGGFGGESSTTALGGVSLSINKGEFIAIMGPSGSGKTTLLNVLSGIDKPTSGEVIIAGKKISEMAVDELALFRRKHLGFVFQEFNLLDSLTVKENIILPMILEKKTSTEMEEKVQSLANLFEIESILNKYPYHISGGQQQRTAVSRALVNEPSIIFADEPTGNLDSKSSAVIMECFEKIVHELSTTVLLVTHDVFAASYCQKVVFIKDGLIHSYIVKKGSRKEFINQIMDNLAIIGGRNHVF
- a CDS encoding ABC transporter permease codes for the protein MSFNQIVWKMAKVHYKKYILYFLCNSFAVTFFFMFSTVYFNEQVVRVKKLESIQYVLTVPGVALVVFTVFFISYAHNIFIKRRRSEIGLFMTLGMSNRDISKLLLLENVIIAIFSIISGILSGIIFSRLFFLLLMNSVGLQEVPFQLNSKMFVYSIITFLIVFFIAVGQSLFLILKQSVIHSLKSDKIAETIKMKNPLLGGVGLAIIIGSILGLYYTYSDPNAGEFLLFWAIATLIGLYISLYQFTSLFIELAKKYKPFYYRRLLFLASLDYKFKQLTSILMLVTVMIMITILYSTIILSTYMLNEKQVIDRNPFDIAFIQTENKNNLALEDLYSIVDQKENPVQKHLVIPIYTYYQKQPYSDWSYVYHFMAVDHFNQLTSNQLKLQDNEFVYFINDDPESEGSGNDYNQDVIFPIRNENVTYTRKETIIEKNINNLSNLHDFIIVSNSEFESLKDKLDGFESNLHLINVANWKKTTNTVERLEKSFKSYNVNTPPIVDVRVENASEEDLFQVASKVEDYNHNKNSNGILFFVTCFLSVIFFFGSFTLLYLNLFSEIDKEKDKYKKLKYIGITTKEVKRIISREITTLFFVPTLVGTTLAFLYIVAMAKDIGGITKNPEILLHFLIVAVIYHSIQVGFFLYGRKKMFYYLTGH